In Streptomyces sp. SN-593, a single genomic region encodes these proteins:
- a CDS encoding DUF4190 domain-containing protein → MDISPPPPPEDQSPPAAGYPGGPPPPPPAPAPPYAGSGSPYDSGRSYGYPQTPYGQPSPYGGEGQPPYGSSGPGPYQQPNPNPYAAPGAQGMPGPYPYPVPQQGWYAANRTTNGLSIASLVTSFSCIPLLGLGLGIAGLKQGRRQGQRGRGLAIAGITINSVTTLLTVLLITLGALGVIGDDGNTKVQDIKAGQCFNTTGHSLSDIEQGSKASRRVNVVDCDQAHEAEAYYTYTLDPSTSGSYPGIDAITSEAQSTCGKQMGTYLDGHSLQDGMRLFFFGPEKSLWETGDRSVTCFFGDVDGKVTGSVRDGGSSDDGSGGGADGGSDGGSTGGSDDGGDTGVGV, encoded by the coding sequence GTGGACATATCCCCGCCGCCGCCCCCCGAGGACCAGTCGCCGCCCGCCGCGGGCTACCCCGGCGGCCCCCCGCCGCCGCCCCCCGCGCCCGCCCCGCCCTACGCCGGCTCCGGCTCGCCGTACGACTCCGGCCGGTCGTACGGCTATCCGCAGACGCCGTACGGGCAGCCCTCGCCCTACGGCGGCGAGGGCCAGCCGCCCTACGGCTCCTCCGGCCCGGGGCCCTACCAGCAGCCGAACCCCAACCCGTACGCGGCCCCCGGCGCGCAGGGGATGCCCGGGCCGTACCCGTACCCGGTGCCGCAGCAGGGCTGGTACGCGGCGAACCGCACCACCAACGGGCTGTCGATCGCCTCGCTGGTCACGTCCTTCAGCTGCATCCCGCTGCTGGGCCTGGGCCTGGGCATCGCCGGGCTCAAGCAGGGCAGGCGCCAGGGGCAGCGCGGGCGGGGGCTCGCGATCGCGGGCATCACGATCAACTCGGTCACCACCCTCCTCACGGTGCTGCTGATCACGCTCGGCGCGCTGGGCGTGATCGGCGACGACGGCAACACCAAGGTCCAGGACATCAAGGCCGGCCAGTGCTTCAACACGACCGGGCACTCGCTCAGCGACATCGAGCAGGGGTCCAAGGCGTCCCGGCGGGTGAACGTGGTCGACTGCGACCAGGCCCACGAGGCCGAGGCGTACTACACGTACACGCTCGACCCGAGCACGAGCGGCTCCTATCCGGGCATCGACGCGATCACCAGTGAGGCGCAGTCCACCTGCGGCAAGCAGATGGGCACCTATCTGGACGGCCACTCGCTCCAGGACGGCATGCGGCTGTTCTTCTTCGGCCCGGAGAAGTCCCTCTGGGAGACCGGCGACCGCTCGGTGACCTGCTTCTTCGGCGACGTCGACGGCAAGGTGACCGGATCGGTGCGGGACGGCGGCTCCTCCGACGACGGCTCGGGCGGCGGCGCGGACGGCGGGTCCGACGGCGGTTCGACCGGCGGTTCCGACGACGGCGGCGACACGGGGGTGGGGGTCTGA